The genomic region AGAATCCGGGAATGGCTCCGGCAGCGTGAGTAATATCAATATCGCTGTGATCGATACCGGCATCGACTTGAAGCATCCCGATTTGAATGTCGTCGGCGGAAAAAACTGCTCCACGGGCAGAAACTATGCCGACGGCAATGGCCATGGCACCCATGTGGCCGGGACGATCGGCGCCAAAGATAACGGTGTCGGCGTGGTGGGCGTGGTGCCGGGCGCTCGCCTGTGGTCGATACGCGTCCTGGATAACTCCGGCAACGGCGCCTGGAGCAGCATCATTTGCGGTATTAATTTTGTGAAGCAGAACGCCCGCATTATTAAAGTGGCCAATATGAGTCTCGGCGGAGACGGCACCGATACCGGATGTGACGACGGCGGCCTGCATCAGGCCATCTGCAATGCGGTCAATGCGGGGGTAACCTTTGTCGTGGCTGCTGGAAATGACGGAGGCGATGCGGCCAATCACGTGCCCGCCGCTTTCGACGAGGTCATTACCGTTTCCGCTTTGGCCGATTTCGATGGTCTTGACGGCGGATCGGCAGCGGCCACCTGCCGGACCGACGAAGACGATACGTTTGCCGACTTCAGCAATTACGGTGCCGATGTGGACGTGATTGCTCCGGGAGTCTGCATCTATTCCACCTGGAAGGGCAGCAGTTATGCCACGATGAGCGGTACGTCGATGGCGACGCCTCACGTTACCGGCGCGGCGGCCTTGTACATAGCCAACAATCCGGGCAAATCACCCGCCGAGGTCAAGGCGGCTTTGCAAGGAGCGGGCAACCTGGACTGGTTTTATGATACGGATCCCGACGCATTCCCGGAGACTTTATTGGACGTCGATTCGTTTTGATCGATTACGCATATTTGCCTTTGCTGGGCCAGCAGTTCGCTTTTAAAAGCAGCTCAGTCCAGGAAAGGCATCCGCTTCAATCAATCCCGAGTCATTGAGTCGGGCCCGCCTTGTCTTTTCTTCCGGATTTATCCCCCAGGGCTTCCAGAGCCATCTGCGGAAGCTCCCTCCATTCCTCCCTGGGCCAATGCTTGATGTAACGCCGGAATTGGCGCTGCGTCGACAAGAGCGGAAACGCATCGGCTCCGACCAGGGCGCGCATCTCTGCACAATGCCTCGGAATCTCTTCCCTGGCTTGTTTGTAACCGAATCCCGATCCTCCGTAAGCGACGCCGAGCAAGGCCAATTCGGCGAGGGTGGCCAGTGCCCAGGCCCTGCTTTCGCCGGTGGACTGACGCAACTGCCAGTGCGTGATTTGCCGCGCTGCGGCCCACCAGAGGCCATATTTTTTCGATAATTCTTTAAAGTCCCCCGCATCGGCCAATACCGGCGTGGCCTCGATCGAAAGATATTGCGTAATGACCCAATAGTTATGCGGTTCGGCTTCCAGCGCTTCCCGATAAAATTCCCGGGAGGCTTCGTAGGCTTTTCTGCTTTGCTCATGGTTTTTCTCACTGTTTTCCGATGCGGACTGACCTGAGGCAAGCAGAGCATAGGCAATGCCGATGCGTTTTTCGCTGGCGGCACTCATCCCGAAGCGCTCGGCTTTTATCTTGGCGGAAGCCGTCGCTTCCGGTTGTTCGCGCCAGGCTTTCAGTTCGGCCCGGATGGAGCGGCACCGCAATTCGATTTCTTCCCCGCAATCGGCAGGGATGGACGTCTTGATTTCGGATTCTTCATTGGCTCCCACCAATTCGTCGACGCGGTCAAACAGGATATCCAGTTTTGCCCGCATCTGGCGATCTCTAAAGGCCGCAACCTGTTGCTCGAAATCGGAAGGCACGGTTGCATAGGCGACGATGCTGGCCCAGTCGTGCGTTCCGGCCGAATCGGTGCGCAGGCGCTGCCTCAGCTCGTAAATCACCCAACGCGGATCGGCGCCGTTCAGCAAGCGGCTGTAAAGCATTTCGGCCGCAATCGCGGAAGCGCGCATCCATAACGGAAATTGAGAAGCGATCACCCAGGGAATGCCGGCCGCATGCAATTCATGAGCAATACTGCCGCCGGGCGTCAGTACCGATTCGATATTGCCGGAGTCGCAGGTGGCGAGAGAAACCATCGTCGGACAAAATTTCATTTTTCCCGACGCATCACGGGCGGTCAGAGCAATGGCAAGGCGCTCGCCGTCCACCACGTCCTGCTGGCTGTTGAGGTCGCCGCACAGGGCAACCCCGTAGCGTTTGTCGCCCGAGTTTTCCAGAGGAGCGCCGTGCGCCAGAATATGAACGTGGGTGTATTCGGTAGTACTGCAGGCGTCGCGGATTTGTTTCAGGCTGGCATTCGGCAGCACCGTCAGTATTTTTTTGACATCCTCAACGCGTTCCCGGGCCATGCCCCGATTCCTCAACTTGACCCAGGGTTCGATCGCCATCCGCAGTGCATTCAGATGCGCCTGGGCCGGCACCTTGAGGTTGTCCGGTTCGGCGAACGCGAACAGGATGCGCACCGGACGGTTCCACTGGATCGGCAGCGGCGAGCCCCGGCGAATTTGCCGGGTTATCGTGATCGGGGTGCGCGTTTGTAGAAAGAGCGGCGAGCCGGAACTTGGAAACCCGTCCATGCCGATCGCGAATTCGAACGGAATCAAGCCCAATTCGAAGGCCGAAAGAGACAGAGACAAATGCACCAGCCGGCCGCTGTCGCCGACCGCATTGCCCAATTCCGACAACAGCGCCGGAACCTGGCCGAAAACCCGGCCGATCGCTTCGCCCATGTCGCGGACTTCGGCTTGCCGTTGTTCGTCCCGGCCGGGGTCTTTGCCGGATTCGTAGCGCAACCGGCGCAAACGCATCAGCAATTGCCGGTGTTCGAACGGCATCTGGACCGTCACCGGCCCGTCCTCGCCGCATAAGGCGATATAAGGCGTGAGCGGAGAAAGCAATTGATTGTGCGGCGGTCCGGGCCGTAAAAACTCGAGCTTGACTTTCTGGATGGCCTTGTCGGGGGTGGCGTTCATCTTACTTCTCCGGGAATTTTTTTATTTCCAAGGGCTTGCCGGAACCGTCTCCGACCACGTGCGTCAGCCGGCCGACCGCCTTGCCGCCTTCCTCTACGATCGAGACCGCGCTGGTTTGATCCATGACGAACGGTTCGCCTTTGATCCTGGCCTCGTCAAGTCTTTCCATTCGGCCGTTGACGAGCACTTCGTAAACTTCCTTGAAAGATTTCGTATCTTTGAGCATGTCCGGAGTGAACTGCATCAGGCGTATCCAGGTGCCGCTGTTGAAATAGTAGCGCCCATCGGCTATTTCGATGGCGCGTTCCAGATGAGTATGGCCGGTCACGATAAAATCGACGGCCGGCCCGACGGCGGCGGTGACTTGCCGGAAGGTGTCGTCCTGGTCGTCAACAACGAAGGTTTTGTCCTTCGCCAGCCAATCCAGCAGCGCGCGGCGGAGCGCTTCATCCTTGCCGACGCCGGTCATCCAGTCCCAGATCAGTTGCGGGGTGCCCAGAGTGCCGTCGGCCAGCGTCGAAAGCGCATCCTTGTGTCCGATCCGTTCTTCCGCTTCGAGTAACATGGCATCGGCGCAGCCTTCCCCGGAAGCGCGGCCGCTCAACAGGTTCGGCCCCAATAAACCATCGACCGAAAGCGGCACGGCGGCATCGGGCGCGGGCGTCTGAAAGCCTTCCGCCGAAAGGCGCTGGTCGACCTGCTGCCGCCCCTCCACCTTTTCGCCGACGATCGAGATCAATCGGCCGATTTTTTTTATCTGGGAAGGGTCGAGCACCAATAAGGTGCCGATGGCGGCCGACGTTTCCGGCTTGAGCAGGTCGATCCAGGCGAATTTGCGCTTGACCTCGTTCATTACCTCTTTCACCATGCGCGTGCCGGCGTTCGGGTACCATTCGCCGGGATCGAGCGGGCGGCCGGCGTTCAGACGGCGCCCGACTTTCGCCAGGTCTTCGTAGCGGTTGTAATTCCAGGCATCCACTTCGTTGCCGTGCGTGCAATAAACGCGGGCGTTTCCGACCGTGCAGGCATAGCCCGCGCCGGTGGCGGAAAATTCGATCCGTGCCCGGGCGGACAGATCATTTCCGGCCAGCCGCGAAACAATCAGCCGCTGAACGGTAGGAAAAGCGATTTCAATATCGTGATTGCCGATGACGAACACCAGCATGCGGCCGGGCAACCTGACGAAATCGGCAAGCGCCTGCCAGATGCCGGAAAAAGACGGATCCTCCATGATCCGCCGCAGGGTTGCGACCGCTTCGTCGACCGCGACGTAGCCATGAATGTCTTCGGCCAGGGTGTCAAAGACATCGCCGTTCAGAATCAGCCCCACCCGGCCCGAAGGCCGCTGCCGCCCGACCCAGGCAATATAACCGGCCAGACGCCGCGTTTCGCGCAAAATCTGAAAACCCGGCTTGCCGCCCATGTGGATGTCCGAAATGACATGGATTTCGTCATACTCGGGAAATTCGTTCATCGTTTGTCCCTCCTTCGGGAAAGCCGATTCTTGTTCCACCCCGAAGGGTTTAGGATGATAGCGCGATAAATTATAGTCCCATGTCGCGCCGAATGAGGTCCTGCCTGGGCCTGAAAGCCAACAGTCAGGCCGGGTGGACGCGAATCAGCCGAATGTCGACTTCTCTCTCGACATAGCTCCACTCTCGGGAAGCGCGCAGCTCCGCGGTCAAATCGTCAAACAAGGAAGCATCGCCCGGCGCGAATTCGAACCAGGTGAGAAAGTCGAACGGTTCGTTCTCGCTCAAGTCTCGGCAATGGTATAGCCGGCGCGCGATGGCGGGCAGATAATTCAGGCCGGTTTGGATGTGCCTCGACCGGGTTTCCAGAATCTCGCGCCGCTCTTCCTGGGTGAGATTCCACCAGGCGGCATTTTTGCGAATGGGAATCAGGGCGGCACAGACCGCCTCCGGTCTGCCGAGATCCGGCTGTTTTGCGGCCAGCAAGGCTTTCTCGCAACGGGTAAGATAGCGGTCGTAGCTGGTGATGCCGCTGAGCAGCCAGGCGGCGCCCCGGCGTTCGAGAAATTCCTGAGAGCCGATGATGTTCAGTTTTTCGACGGGAGCCAGCGGTTCACCGGTCAGGGTGCGCATCGCGGTAACCTGCCAGGGTCCGGAAATTCCGCCTATAAAGGTGTAAAATCGCGAATTCATGTGATTCCGTCCATTCCAGAAAACTATGCGGCTGGCTTTGTCGTAAAAAGGGAAATGCTCGATTCAAAGGAATGGGTCGACATCTTAGCAAAAAGCGGGATGAACGTAAAAACCACTGCCCATGACGACGAGTTATTGCTTGATGGGAGGCCGGGCGGAAGCAGGAAGCGCAGGATTGTTTTTGAAAACCCGAACCTGTAGATTGTAGGACCGGGCATGTTGTTCGGTGCTCTTGTTTATCTCGCCACGCTGATATGCCATGAAGAACCACCGCCGAAAACCGGACCGGGATTTTGAGCACGCCGCCGAATTTCGGTTTTATGAAGAACTGAACGATTTTCTGCTGCCGGAGCAGAGAAAGCAATCCTTGCCCTATCGCTTCAACGGCCATCCCGGCATCAAGGACCCGATCGAAGTCTTCGGCGTGCCGCATACCGAGGTCGATTTGATCGTCGTCAACGGCATCTCGGTCGGCTTCGGCTACCCATTGCAGGATGCGGATCGAGTGGCGGTGTATCCGGTCTTCGAAGGGATCGATATTTCTCCGATTGTCCGGTTGCGCGACAAGCCGCTTAGAAACACCGCTTTCGTGGCCGACGTCAATCTGGGCAAACTGGCCCGGCTGCTGCGCTTGCTGGGTTTCGATACGCTGTTTGCCAATTCGTTCGACGACCGGGAGATCGCCGCCATTTCGGCCGAGCAAAACCGCATCGTGCTGACGCGCGACCGCCGTCTGCTGTATGCCAAAGCCATTACTCACGGCTACTGGGTGCGTTCGGTCGTGCCGGAACGGCAACTGGCCGAAGTCGTCGAACGGTTCGACCTGTCCGCTCAAATCCGGCCGTTTCGCCGCTGCACCCGCTGCAACGGGTTAATCGAAGCGGTCGAAAAAAATCAGGTTTTAGCTCTTCTGGAACCTAAAACCAAAAAATATTATGACCGCTTTTACCGCTGCCGCGATTGCGGTCAGGTGTATTGGGAGGGCTCTCATGTCGATCATGTCAGGACGCGCCTTGGCCGTTATTTGAGCCGGGAATAGAAGCAAGACGCCTTCTTTTTCTTAATTTACCGATACGTCCGATTCTTACGGAAAAATCCGGTTGATGAAATCGGCGACGCGCCCGATTTCTTCCAGACAGACCGAGTGTTCCATCATGAAGTCGTACCATTCGACCGGGTACTGCATCGCTTTCAATTCGTCGCAGGTTTGCTTGCCGTATTCGACGGCCACCACCGAGTCGAGGATGCCGTGCGCCATCAGGATCGGCGTATTGTCGTTGGCCGGAGCGCGCTCGGTTCTTAATTGTCCGGTTGTCGGCAATAACGTGGACAGAGCGACGATGCCTCCCAGCGCCTCCGAGAATCTCAAACCGGCATGCAGAGCAATGGCGCCTCCCTGGGAGAATCCGGCCAGCAGAATGTTTCGGGAGGGAATGCCTTTGTCGATCTCGTCGCGAATGAGGCGTTCCACCAACTCCGACGAACGGTAAATGCCGGGGATGTCGGGTTCGAGCTTCGGCGCCAGAGAAAAAATATCGAACCAGGCGCGCATTTTCATGCCGCCGTTGATCGTCACCGCCAGCACCGGCGCGTCGGGAAAGATGAAATGGATGTTGGCCTCGGCGTTCAAGCGCAATTCGGGCACGATCCCTTCAAAGTCGTGACCGTCGGCGCCCAGTCCGTGCAGCCAGACGATGCTGTATTTATGTTCCGATTTGGGCTTGATTTCAACGATACTGAGTTTCGAATGCATGGTCTACCTTTGTGATGGATTACCAGAAATTGCCGTTGCATTTGGGCAGGTCGGGATTCATGACGTCCCACGGCTGGGCCTCGGCCGCCCACATGTCCATTTGCGGGCGATAGAAGGCGGGGTCGTCAAGCGTGCCCGCAACCACGGGCCTTAACCGGGGAAAGGCGCTGTTCCGTCCGAACAAAGGGCTGCCGCATTTGGGGCAGAACGCACGGTAGACGGTGTTGCCGCTGTCGGCGACGGTCGGATATTCCATATAACTGCCGCTGACGCGGAGCGCCCGGTCGGGAACGAATAGAAGAGGCTGATAAGCCGAACCGGAAGCTTTCTGGCAAGTTCGGCAATGGCAATTGATCATGCGCACCGGCTCCTCGCTAATTTCATAGCGGACCGCACCGCAAAGGCAACCGCCGGTAAGTGGCCGTTTCATAGTGTTTCCTCAAGCGGGTTAGGAGGTTGATCAAAAACACGAATGGCTCGCACCCTTTGACAAATTTCCGCCCCTCTGTCCAAATGAAGAATGGGACTGTTGCGGCACGGCCTGCCGTCCTTCCTTGAACGGTTCTTCAGATGTAATCTTATTATGATTATAAGACTCCAGTCACGCCGAACCTATCCCGCAAAAGGCGATTAAAAGTCTGCGGCTTGTCTTGTACCGGAGCGTTTCCGGCAGAAATCACGGTACCCAGAGTGAAGAGCCGCCGGTCAGGCGGCGCTGGAGGAAGAATGACCGAACCAGTCCAGACTGTCTTCGGTAGCGCCCACGGGGCGGTATTCCGCGCCGACCCATCCGGAATAAGCCGAGTTCTCGATTGCGGCAAATACTCCGCCGAAATCGATCCGGCCGGTTCCGGGCTGGCCCCGGCCGGGGCAGTCGGCAAACTGGACATGGCCGATCAGACCGGCATGACGGCCGATGAATTCGATGTAATTTTCCGCCATTCTTTCCATATGGTAGATGTCGTATTGCAGAAAAATGCCGGGATGGTCGAGTTCACGCCGGATTGCCAGCATTTGTTCGCCGTTGTGAATGATGAAACCGGGCATGTCGTGCGTATTGATCGCTTCGAATACGGTTTTTATGCCCAAAGGGAAAAAGGTTGCCGCCGCATACAGCAGATTCTGCTTGAAGGTGTCCAGATAAGCCGGCTCCCGCCGCCGGTCGAAACAACGTCCGGGCAGTACGTTGATCGCGGCCGGCTGTAGCCTTTCGGCGTAACGGAGTGCCTCCTTAACCGCCTGCCTGAAACGGGACTGTTTTTCCGGAACGCAGGCGAGGCCTTCTCCACCCTGCATTAAATCGTCCGCGGCAATGTTGAGCAGGACCAGTTTCTGCTTGTGCTCGGATAATTGTTCTTCGATTGCCGCCGGTTCCAGGCTGTAGGGGAACTGAATCTCCACGGCATCAAAGCCGTGGGTCTTCGCCAGACCGAAACGCCGGGGCAGTTCCGCTTCGGTAAAGAGCAGGCTCAGATTGGCGCTGAAGCGCAGCATTCATCGTCTCCGAATAATTTGATCAAGGTCGAGGGATCGTCTTCGAGATAACCGTGGCTGCCGTGCAACTGCATCAATTGCGCGGCCAGCCCCGACATCGGCACGGCATTGCCCAGTTGGCCGGACAAATCCACCGCCATGCTCAGATCCTTCAACAGCGTTTTGACCCGCCATTTGACCGGCTCGAAGGTCCCGGACGCCATTTCCGGGCCGACAATCTGCAAGGGGCGGGAATCGGCGAAACCGCCGGCCAGAGCTTCCGGAATTTTTTCGGCAGCGACTCCGGCCCGTTTCGCCAGCGCCATCATTTCGGCGATGACCAGCACATTGCAGCCGACGATCATCTGATTGCAGATTTTGGTGACCTGGCCGCTGCCGACCTCGCCCATGTGGGTCAACTGCCGGTACAGCGGCGCCAGAACCTCGCGTGCAACGGCAATGTCGGCGGCGCTGCCTCCGGCCATGATCGCCAGGCTGCCTTGTTCGGCGCCGCCGACGCCGCCGGAAACGGGCGCATCGACCCAGCCCATGCCGCACCGGGCGTGCAGCGCGGCCGCCAGTTGCCGCGTCGTTTCGGGATGAATGCTGGATAAATCGATCAGCAGCTTGTCCTGGGCGCCGTTCGGGAGAATGGCCTCGTTGACCACGATTTCGACCGCTTTCGTATCGGCCAGGCACAGCAGCACGACGTCGGAGTCTCTGACCAGATCGGCCATCGAGGCGTAAGCACGGGCGCCCGCCTCGACGACGGCGGCGAGCTTTTCGGGACTGCGATTCCACACGTTGACCGGAAAACCGGCTTCAAGCAAACGCAGGGTCATCGGCTTTCCCATCAGTCCGATGCCGATAAACCCCAGAATTCTATTTTTCGCTGACATAGTCACGGATGAGAGAGTGGATAAAGCGGTGCCGGTTTTGCATCGGAACCGCCGATGCCGGCCAATCGCCGATTTGGAAACGTTGTCAAATTCCCTGATCCAGTTCGGCCAGGATGAATTCCCGATGCCGGACAAACAAAAGCACTCTTTCCTGCAGCAGCCGGAAATCATGAATCAGCGCCGGATAATTGTTGTCGAGCACGTATTGCTCCAGTTTGCCGGCGGGCTCCTCAATCCCCGTCAGACCGCAAAAGCAGGCCGAACCGTGCATTTTATGGACGATGTCCTTGGCCGTTTCATAATGGCCTGCCGACAGGGCCGATTCGATGCAGACGATCTGCTCGGGCAGTTCTTCAAACAATTTTTTGAAGACCGTGAACGCCAGTTTCCGGTTGTTTTTGGTTTTTTCCAGAACGATCCCGATATAATCCGAAGCCGTCAAGGCTTCCGGTTGCTTGAAGTTTTGCATGTGCTTGCCCGATGGCTTGGAATAATGTCTTTTATTTTAATACAATCACCCAAAGAGAGTTGTTCTTGTCCGGAAATTTTATCCGGCTGTTCATATTCGCATTCAACCCTATCGATCCTGATCCGTTCTTGAGGAGTCTTAATGAAAAAATGTCCGTCGTGCGGTCATGAAAGCGATCGCTCGGGAATGAAATGTCCTGTTTGCGGCGCTTATTATTCGAAAATCATCCAGTTGATCGACGAAGAGGAGGAAAAAGAGGAAAGAAGTTCCTTTCGGGGGCGCTGCCGGCGCATCCTGAAATCCGGCAACGTCCGGCAGGAACTGGCCGGCGAGCTGAAATCGGCGTATGCCGATCTGCCTCCCAGGGCCAAGTTCAGTCTTTTCGTGATTTTTATGTTTGTATTCGCGTTGATCGTTTCGGTCCTGTAAGAGAAAAACGACCGTCCGCCGCCGGATTCCGGGGCTCGGATATAAATTCTTGAAAAATCCGTGTATTATTCTCTTTTTATCTATGGAGATTTGAATGCATTACGTGACCTTGATCAAAGGCGATGGTATCGGCCCTTCCATCATGGACGAGGCCGTTAAAGTAATTGACGCCGCAGGCGCAAAGATTCAATGGGAAGAAGCGCACGCCGGCCTTGGCGCCTACGAAAAATTCGGCACGCCGCTGCCGGATGAAACGATGGCTTCTTTCGATAAAACCCGGGTTGCATTCAAGGGACCGTTGACCACGATCGTCGGCGGCAGCGGCTTCCGCAGCATCAACGTGGCGTTGCGCCAGAAATACGAACTCTACGCCAACGTGCGGCCGGCCAAGAGCTGGGCGGGCGTGAAAACCCGTTACGACGACGTCGACATCGTCATCGTCCGGGAAAACACCGAAGGCCTGTACGCCGGGCTCGAACACTTTCTCACTCCGAAAAAGGACATCGCCGAAAGTCTGGCCGTGGTGACCCGCACCGGCTCGGAGCGGATCATCGACTACGCGTTCAAATACGCGCGCGAAAACAACCGTAAAAAAGTCACTGTTTGCCACAAGGCCAACATTCTGAAATACACTCAAGGCCTGTTCCTCGACGTCGCCAGGGAAATCGCGGCGCGTTATCCCGACATCCAGTTCGACGAGAAAATCATCGATGCGGCGTGCATGCATATGGTAATGAACCCGAAGCAGTTCGACGTGGTCGTATGCACGAACATGTTCGGCGACATTCTTTCCGATCTGACCGCAGGGCTCGTGGGCGGCCTGGGCCTGATACCCGGCGCCAACATCGGCAGCGATGCGGCCTTGTTCGAAGCGGTGCACGGCAGCGCGCCCGATATCGCGGGCAAGAATCTGGCCAATCCGACCGCGGTCATCATGGCCGGAGCGATGATGCTGAACCACTTCGGCGAAACCGAGGCGGCGCAAAGAGTCGTCAGAGCCGTTGAAAAAGTCGTCAACGACGGGACGCACGTGACTCCCGACCTGAATTCGAATTCCGGCGCCGGCACGAAAGAAATGGGCGATGCCATTGTCTCGGCATTGGAATGAGTCTTGCTTGAAATTGTCTAATGGTAAAAAGCGGAGGCAGGATCGGCTTGTCAATAAGCCTGAACCGGAAGACGCTTAACTTTTTGCATCCATCTGGGTCGGAAACGATCCATCGTGGGGCAGTCGTGCCCCGCATCCGGTATGAGAGGAATTGAAGATACTTTATGCTAGAAAATTATCGTAAACATGTCGAAGAACGCGCCGCCGAAGGCATCGTGCCGAAGCCGCTCGACGCGCAGCAAACTGCCGCACTGGTCGAACTGATCAAGCATCCTCCGGCCGGGGAAGAGCCATTTTTGCTGGATCTTCTGGCCCATCGGGTTCCGGCGGGCGTCGATGAAGCCGCCTATGTCAAGGCCGGGTTTCTGGCCGCGATCGCCAAGGGAGAAGCCGTCTCTCCGATTTTATCGCCTGCCGAAGCCACCCGTTTATTGGGCACGATGCTGGGCGGCTATAACATCCAGCCTCTGATCGATCTTCTCGATCAGGCCGAGCTGGCGCCGGTGGCGGCGAAGGCGCTGGCGCATACTCTGCTGATCTTCGATGCCTTCCATGACGTCCAGGAAAAAGCCGATGCCGGCAATGCCCATGCGCAGCAGGTGATCCGGTCCTGGGCCGAGGCCGAATGGTTCACCGCCCGGCCAGAAGTTCCCGAAAAACTGACCGTGACCGTTTTCAAAGTGACCGGCGAAACCAATACCGACGACTTGTCGCCGGCGCCCGACGCCTGGTCGCGTCCCGACATTCCGCTGCACGCGAAAGCGATGCTGAAAATGCCGCGCGAAGGCATCACCAATGCGCCGGAGCAGATCGCCGAACTGAAAAAGAAAGGCTTTCCGGTCGCCTATGTCGGCGACGTGGTCGGCACCGGCTCGTCCAGAAAATCGGCGACCAACTCGGTGCTCTGGTACATGGGAAGCGACATCCCGTACATTCCGAACAAGCGCGAAGGCGGCGTCTGCATCGGCGGCAAGATCGCGCCGATCTTCTTCAACACGATGGAAGACTCCGGAGCCTTGCCGTTCGAGTGCGACGTCACCTCGATGGCGATGGGCGACGTCATCGACATTTATCCTTACGAGGGCATGGTCAGGCGTCATGAAAGCAGCGAAGTCGTCTGCCGGTTCCAGTTAAAAACCGACGTGCTGCTCGACGAAGTCCGCGCCGGCGGCCGGATTCCCTTGATCATCGGACGCGGCCTGACCGACCGGGCAAGAAAATCCCTGGGGTTGCCGCCTTCGACCGTATTCCGCCGTCCGGACGCCGTTCAGGACAGTGGACGCGGCTTCACCCTGGCGCAGAAAATGGTCGGCAGAGCCTGCGGCGTTGCCGGCGTCCGTCCGCATACCTACTGCGAACCGCACATGACCACGGTCGGTTCGCAGGATACGACGGGACCTATGACCCGCGACGAATTGAAAGACCTCGCCTGCCTGGGCTTTTCGG from Methylosarcina fibrata AML-C10 harbors:
- a CDS encoding metallophosphoesterase; translation: MNEFPEYDEIHVISDIHMGGKPGFQILRETRRLAGYIAWVGRQRPSGRVGLILNGDVFDTLAEDIHGYVAVDEAVATLRRIMEDPSFSGIWQALADFVRLPGRMLVFVIGNHDIEIAFPTVQRLIVSRLAGNDLSARARIEFSATGAGYACTVGNARVYCTHGNEVDAWNYNRYEDLAKVGRRLNAGRPLDPGEWYPNAGTRMVKEVMNEVKRKFAWIDLLKPETSAAIGTLLVLDPSQIKKIGRLISIVGEKVEGRQQVDQRLSAEGFQTPAPDAAVPLSVDGLLGPNLLSGRASGEGCADAMLLEAEERIGHKDALSTLADGTLGTPQLIWDWMTGVGKDEALRRALLDWLAKDKTFVVDDQDDTFRQVTAAVGPAVDFIVTGHTHLERAIEIADGRYYFNSGTWIRLMQFTPDMLKDTKSFKEVYEVLVNGRMERLDEARIKGEPFVMDQTSAVSIVEEGGKAVGRLTHVVGDGSGKPLEIKKFPEK
- a CDS encoding GFA family protein, with amino-acid sequence MKRPLTGGCLCGAVRYEISEEPVRMINCHCRTCQKASGSAYQPLLFVPDRALRVSGSYMEYPTVADSGNTVYRAFCPKCGSPLFGRNSAFPRLRPVVAGTLDDPAFYRPQMDMWAAEAQPWDVMNPDLPKCNGNFW
- a CDS encoding S8 family peptidase, producing the protein MTTTFRLLYWVLVSWLGTGSLVLAEVVDRGPIPDQYIITMKSSEPASGRAAEMEKLHGLKIAHVYDHVLNGFAAHVPPERLQALLKDSRVASVVQDRYVHADAQTVPTGIERIFGDISSAESGNGSGSVSNINIAVIDTGIDLKHPDLNVVGGKNCSTGRNYADGNGHGTHVAGTIGAKDNGVGVVGVVPGARLWSIRVLDNSGNGAWSSIICGINFVKQNARIIKVANMSLGGDGTDTGCDDGGLHQAICNAVNAGVTFVVAAGNDGGDAANHVPAAFDEVITVSALADFDGLDGGSAAATCRTDEDDTFADFSNYGADVDVIAPGVCIYSTWKGSSYATMSGTSMATPHVTGAAALYIANNPGKSPAEVKAALQGAGNLDWFYDTDPDAFPETLLDVDSF
- a CDS encoding Mut7-C RNAse domain-containing protein, with the protein product MKNHRRKPDRDFEHAAEFRFYEELNDFLLPEQRKQSLPYRFNGHPGIKDPIEVFGVPHTEVDLIVVNGISVGFGYPLQDADRVAVYPVFEGIDISPIVRLRDKPLRNTAFVADVNLGKLARLLRLLGFDTLFANSFDDREIAAISAEQNRIVLTRDRRLLYAKAITHGYWVRSVVPERQLAEVVERFDLSAQIRPFRRCTRCNGLIEAVEKNQVLALLEPKTKKYYDRFYRCRDCGQVYWEGSHVDHVRTRLGRYLSRE
- a CDS encoding alpha/beta hydrolase, encoding MHSKLSIVEIKPKSEHKYSIVWLHGLGADGHDFEGIVPELRLNAEANIHFIFPDAPVLAVTINGGMKMRAWFDIFSLAPKLEPDIPGIYRSSELVERLIRDEIDKGIPSRNILLAGFSQGGAIALHAGLRFSEALGGIVALSTLLPTTGQLRTERAPANDNTPILMAHGILDSVVAVEYGKQTCDELKAMQYPVEWYDFMMEHSVCLEEIGRVADFINRIFP
- a CDS encoding CHAT domain-containing protein, which produces MNATPDKAIQKVKLEFLRPGPPHNQLLSPLTPYIALCGEDGPVTVQMPFEHRQLLMRLRRLRYESGKDPGRDEQRQAEVRDMGEAIGRVFGQVPALLSELGNAVGDSGRLVHLSLSLSAFELGLIPFEFAIGMDGFPSSGSPLFLQTRTPITITRQIRRGSPLPIQWNRPVRILFAFAEPDNLKVPAQAHLNALRMAIEPWVKLRNRGMARERVEDVKKILTVLPNASLKQIRDACSTTEYTHVHILAHGAPLENSGDKRYGVALCGDLNSQQDVVDGERLAIALTARDASGKMKFCPTMVSLATCDSGNIESVLTPGGSIAHELHAAGIPWVIASQFPLWMRASAIAAEMLYSRLLNGADPRWVIYELRQRLRTDSAGTHDWASIVAYATVPSDFEQQVAAFRDRQMRAKLDILFDRVDELVGANEESEIKTSIPADCGEEIELRCRSIRAELKAWREQPEATASAKIKAERFGMSAASEKRIGIAYALLASGQSASENSEKNHEQSRKAYEASREFYREALEAEPHNYWVITQYLSIEATPVLADAGDFKELSKKYGLWWAAARQITHWQLRQSTGESRAWALATLAELALLGVAYGGSGFGYKQAREEIPRHCAEMRALVGADAFPLLSTQRQFRRYIKHWPREEWRELPQMALEALGDKSGRKDKAGPTQ
- a CDS encoding hydroxypyruvate isomerase family protein, translated to MLRFSANLSLLFTEAELPRRFGLAKTHGFDAVEIQFPYSLEPAAIEEQLSEHKQKLVLLNIAADDLMQGGEGLACVPEKQSRFRQAVKEALRYAERLQPAAINVLPGRCFDRRREPAYLDTFKQNLLYAAATFFPLGIKTVFEAINTHDMPGFIIHNGEQMLAIRRELDHPGIFLQYDIYHMERMAENYIEFIGRHAGLIGHVQFADCPGRGQPGTGRIDFGGVFAAIENSAYSGWVGAEYRPVGATEDSLDWFGHSSSSAA
- a CDS encoding chlorite dismutase family protein, giving the protein MNSRFYTFIGGISGPWQVTAMRTLTGEPLAPVEKLNIIGSQEFLERRGAAWLLSGITSYDRYLTRCEKALLAAKQPDLGRPEAVCAALIPIRKNAAWWNLTQEERREILETRSRHIQTGLNYLPAIARRLYHCRDLSENEPFDFLTWFEFAPGDASLFDDLTAELRASREWSYVEREVDIRLIRVHPA